One window of the Candidatus Zixiibacteriota bacterium genome contains the following:
- a CDS encoding AlwI family type II restriction endonuclease, with amino-acid sequence MKKPWSISTTVRSPERLRDFLTVLKEFEGQEFNKENQIKYQVLLIQNKFYKPRNIPLKFREYFQKPELGIPYEVAEEIFYFKNYEDPPMRGRQSANPLNKLGFAIAREGSGPIQITELGNKFLAGDYDIGFIFFKSLLKLQFPNPWSADFSEKEGFNIMPLVATMHLLERLNRKSTKIGLDKTEFSIFVPTLINANQIDEYVEKISEFRKEKHKDKYITNFTKEFYETKKVAEKKIKNLFDYGDNIMRYFRLTRYFKITMDPLGYYWTINLEPSRMVEIEQLLKLNNGEAIKFKNLTDYLNYLSDITKPELPWEKIENLAKVTLSLKNGITELINRERMKVSQKEQELLIIDIKKLSKQQLENYTSELRTFNLELKERLRKAQILGDAKKIQETIDILKNIQKYRKTLEKKAPEQFEKLITQALKEMNDEILIKANYPVDDDGEPISHSPGNKPDMECYYQTFKAICEVTLNTSSLQWVQEGQPVMRHLRDFETQHQNDEVFCLFIAPQIHNDTYSQFWISVKYEYNGLRQRIVPITTDQFTILMDTLLDFVKQGRRFSHRELYDLYSQIINQTVQLNSFTDWATYIPEAVKEWRQRMIS; translated from the coding sequence ATGAAAAAACCTTGGTCCATTTCAACAACAGTAAGAAGTCCTGAGAGATTAAGAGATTTTTTAACAGTTTTAAAAGAATTCGAAGGCCAGGAATTCAATAAGGAAAACCAAATAAAATATCAGGTGCTATTGATTCAAAACAAATTCTATAAGCCTAGAAATATACCCTTAAAATTTAGAGAGTATTTTCAGAAACCAGAACTCGGTATACCTTATGAAGTAGCTGAGGAAATTTTCTATTTTAAAAATTATGAAGACCCACCAATGCGAGGAAGACAATCAGCAAACCCATTGAATAAACTGGGATTTGCAATAGCAAGAGAAGGTTCTGGACCAATTCAAATTACCGAATTGGGCAACAAGTTTCTAGCAGGTGATTATGATATTGGTTTCATATTTTTTAAGAGTTTGTTGAAACTCCAATTCCCAAATCCATGGAGTGCTGATTTTTCAGAGAAGGAAGGTTTTAATATAATGCCTTTAGTGGCAACAATGCACCTTCTTGAAAGACTTAATAGAAAATCTACAAAAATAGGTTTAGACAAAACAGAATTTAGCATTTTTGTCCCTACATTAATAAACGCCAATCAGATCGATGAGTATGTTGAGAAGATTTCAGAATTCAGAAAGGAAAAACACAAGGACAAATACATTACTAATTTCACCAAAGAATTCTATGAGACAAAAAAAGTGGCTGAAAAAAAGATAAAAAACTTATTTGATTACGGTGACAATATAATGAGATATTTCAGGCTAACCAGATATTTCAAAATTACAATGGATCCTTTAGGATATTATTGGACTATTAATTTAGAGCCTTCGAGAATGGTTGAAATAGAACAACTTTTAAAACTGAATAATGGAGAGGCAATTAAATTTAAAAATCTAACAGACTATCTGAATTATCTTTCTGATATTACAAAGCCTGAATTGCCTTGGGAGAAAATAGAAAATTTAGCAAAAGTAACACTATCGTTAAAAAATGGAATCACTGAGTTAATAAATAGGGAGAGGATGAAGGTATCCCAAAAAGAACAAGAACTTTTAATTATAGATATTAAAAAACTCTCAAAACAACAATTGGAAAATTATACTTCTGAATTGAGAACATTTAATTTGGAACTTAAAGAACGACTAAGAAAAGCACAAATATTAGGTGATGCTAAAAAAATACAAGAAACAATTGATATACTGAAAAACATTCAAAAATATAGAAAAACATTGGAAAAGAAAGCTCCAGAGCAATTTGAAAAACTGATAACACAAGCGCTAAAGGAAATGAACGATGAAATTCTGATTAAAGCTAATTATCCAGTTGATGACGACGGTGAACCTATAAGTCATTCTCCCGGAAACAAACCGGATATGGAATGTTACTATCAAACTTTTAAAGCAATTTGCGAAGTCACCTTAAATACCTCAAGTTTACAGTGGGTTCAAGAAGGGCAGCCTGTTATGCGACATTTAAGAGATTTTGAGACCCAGCATCAAAATGATGAGGTATTTTGTCTATTTATAGCACCTCAAATTCATAATGATACATATTCTCAGTTTTGGATTTCTGTAAAGTATGAATACAATGGGTTGCGTCAAAGAATAGTACCCATAACGACAGATCAATTTACAATTCTTATGGATACTTTATTAGACTTTGTGAAGCAAGGCAGAAGATTTTCACATAGAGAATTATATGATTTATACAGTCAAATAATTAATCAAACAGTTCAGCTGAACAGTTTTACCGATTGGGCAACTTATATACCGGAAGCCGTTAAAGAATGGCGACAGAGGATGATTTCATAA
- a CDS encoding patatin-like phospholipase family protein, with product MSFLKKYFLTLFLILFSALSTPAEQGKTIIRLEKTGLKTGELFQPYPLSSSKGKIGLALAGGGARGLAQIGVLKVFEREKIPVDFIAGTSMGGIIGGLYACGYSAEDLEKLALQINWQDLFSNAPPRLSLLPSQREENEKYLFQIYFEGFKPSIPKGLITGQKLTNLFTQLTMQANFEAGSNFDKLKIPFRAVTTDLATGQEIVLGSGDLSEALRATMAIPLVFTPVELSGRLLVDGGLVDPIPVEVTRNMGADFVIAVNTSSELLSSSRIKDPLDIANQTTSIMTLERKEQELKKADFIISPDLYPYSSTSFEKTAELIKMGERVADSLVPQLELLLSRSNKPSADSVYPIKDVEIAGSEDLLPAPLKISLKLRKGETVSLFDLRSDLKDLYSTGYFKDAYAEMSRGSGDYSLTYHLKENPLFNHVEFSGNRLFTSEELEKKISFPSEGVANFKILQEKLNQVIRLYQNSGYSLAHIESLDYNSSTGILKVAIDEGIISKIELSGNKRTKNWMVTRNLPLKEGQPYNSRLIQKGLSNLYSTGLFEAIYLKILPQNGQNDDKVLKLDLQEKKFSFLRGGAHYNDEYYTEGFIEAGDNNIFGIGNEIYAHLQYGKRKENYSLNFKADRIFKTYLTYKLNLYWQREERRIYSEHKRVDSFEEKRMGGLFSFGQQIARLGKASLEGRVEKVKTEFESTRLKENYQVTSLIFRSIVDNLDKFPFPDRGKYHYLYAELSGKVFGGDLSYRKFFSSLESYFPLSSRLNFHPKIAIALSDGDLPLAEKFTLGGFGTLGGFYDQELKGDKLLLLNLGLRYKFYKRWYFTLRYDSGNTWPNLESIKLKNLRNSILSILSVSTPIGPIEFAYGRAEKKIDKFYFRMGLEF from the coding sequence ATGTCTTTTCTCAAAAAATATTTTCTCACTCTTTTCTTAATCCTTTTCTCGGCGTTGAGTACACCTGCGGAACAGGGGAAAACGATTATACGCCTGGAAAAAACCGGGCTTAAAACTGGAGAACTTTTTCAGCCTTATCCCCTTTCCAGCTCAAAAGGAAAGATAGGGCTGGCTTTAGCCGGGGGCGGAGCACGGGGCTTAGCCCAGATAGGGGTCCTGAAGGTTTTCGAAAGGGAGAAAATCCCGGTAGATTTTATTGCCGGGACCAGCATGGGCGGGATAATCGGAGGGCTTTATGCCTGCGGCTATTCTGCAGAGGACCTGGAGAAATTAGCTTTGCAGATTAACTGGCAGGACCTTTTCTCCAATGCCCCTCCCAGGCTTTCCTTACTCCCTTCTCAGAGGGAAGAAAACGAGAAATACCTTTTTCAGATATATTTTGAGGGATTTAAACCTTCCATCCCAAAAGGGTTGATTACGGGCCAGAAACTGACTAACCTTTTTACCCAGCTTACTATGCAGGCAAATTTCGAAGCTGGTTCGAATTTCGACAAGCTTAAAATCCCCTTTCGGGCAGTGACGACCGACTTAGCCACAGGCCAGGAGATAGTCTTAGGTTCAGGAGATCTTTCTGAAGCCTTAAGAGCCACCATGGCAATCCCCCTGGTCTTTACCCCGGTGGAATTGAGTGGAAGGCTTTTGGTGGACGGAGGATTAGTTGATCCTATTCCGGTTGAAGTCACCAGGAATATGGGAGCAGATTTTGTAATCGCGGTCAACACCTCATCTGAGCTTTTATCCTCCTCCAGAATTAAGGACCCTCTGGATATTGCTAATCAGACCACCTCCATAATGACCTTAGAAAGAAAAGAACAGGAATTGAAAAAAGCTGATTTTATTATCTCCCCTGACCTTTACCCTTATTCCTCAACCAGTTTTGAAAAAACTGCTGAGCTTATCAAGATGGGAGAAAGGGTGGCTGATAGTTTAGTCCCGCAACTGGAATTGCTCCTTTCCAGATCTAATAAACCCTCAGCCGATTCTGTTTACCCGATCAAAGATGTCGAAATCGCAGGAAGTGAAGACCTTCTGCCTGCCCCGCTGAAGATTAGTCTGAAATTGAGAAAAGGTGAGACTGTATCACTGTTTGATCTCAGGTCCGATTTGAAAGACCTTTATTCCACCGGTTATTTCAAAGATGCTTATGCCGAGATGTCCAGAGGGAGTGGAGATTATTCGCTGACCTATCATCTAAAGGAAAACCCACTTTTCAATCACGTAGAGTTCTCAGGTAACAGGCTTTTCACCTCTGAGGAGTTGGAAAAGAAAATCTCTTTTCCCTCTGAAGGGGTTGCAAACTTCAAAATCTTGCAGGAGAAGTTAAACCAGGTCATCAGGCTTTACCAGAATTCAGGGTATTCCCTGGCTCATATTGAAAGCCTGGATTATAATTCATCCACTGGAATTCTAAAGGTAGCAATTGACGAGGGGATCATCTCTAAAATCGAGCTTTCTGGAAACAAGAGGACTAAAAACTGGATGGTCACCCGCAACCTGCCTTTGAAAGAAGGTCAGCCTTACAATTCCAGATTAATCCAGAAAGGTCTTTCCAACCTTTACAGCACCGGGCTTTTTGAGGCCATTTACTTGAAAATCTTGCCTCAAAATGGCCAGAATGATGATAAGGTGCTGAAGCTTGACCTGCAGGAGAAAAAGTTCTCTTTCTTAAGAGGCGGAGCTCATTACAATGATGAATATTACACCGAAGGTTTTATCGAAGCTGGGGATAATAACATATTCGGAATAGGGAATGAGATCTATGCGCACCTGCAATATGGCAAACGGAAAGAAAACTATAGCCTGAATTTCAAAGCTGACCGGATCTTCAAAACCTACCTCACTTATAAACTCAACCTTTACTGGCAAAGAGAGGAGCGAAGGATTTATTCTGAGCATAAAAGGGTGGATTCATTTGAGGAGAAAAGAATGGGCGGTTTATTCTCCTTCGGACAACAGATTGCCAGGCTGGGCAAAGCTTCCTTAGAGGGGAGAGTAGAAAAGGTCAAGACCGAATTTGAAAGCACAAGGCTGAAAGAGAACTACCAGGTCACCAGCTTGATCTTCAGGTCTATAGTAGATAATTTAGACAAGTTCCCATTCCCGGATAGAGGAAAATATCATTATCTCTATGCTGAACTCTCCGGAAAGGTCTTTGGCGGGGACTTAAGCTACAGGAAATTCTTCTCCTCTTTGGAATCTTATTTCCCCTTAAGCTCAAGACTTAATTTCCATCCCAAAATAGCCATAGCCTTATCGGATGGAGACCTTCCTTTAGCTGAAAAGTTCACCCTTGGTGGATTTGGAACCTTAGGCGGATTTTATGACCAGGAGCTAAAAGGGGACAAGCTCTTGCTTCTTAACCTGGGCTTAAGATACAAGTTTTACAAAAGATGGTATTTCACCCTGAGATACGACTCCGGCAACACCTGGCCCAATTTGGAATCGATCAAGCTGAAAAACCTGAGGAACTCAATCCTTTCCATCCTCTCAGTCTCAACCCCCATCGGACCCATAGAATTCGCCTACGGCAGAGCGGAGAAAAAAATCGATAAGTTCTATTTTAGGATGGGACTGGAGTTCTAA
- a CDS encoding nucleotidyltransferase: MKKTIEVLNQLQKKGLIQDYAIGGGIATIFYVEPFFTYDLDVFIIPSGTVKEQNLILLSPIYSYLEAKGYKWKGEHIIIEGVPVQFIPADELEKEAVTRAKAVEYEGVKTRVMAPEYLVAVLLRTGRKKDLEKIEKLLEQTKIDKRKLGAILRKYGLTRKFDLL; this comes from the coding sequence ATGAAGAAGACAATAGAAGTTTTAAATCAACTTCAGAAAAAAGGCTTAATCCAAGATTATGCCATTGGTGGCGGAATTGCGACGATCTTCTACGTTGAGCCTTTCTTCACTTATGACCTGGATGTGTTTATAATCCCTTCGGGCACGGTAAAAGAGCAGAATCTGATTTTGCTATCTCCCATATATAGTTATTTAGAGGCTAAGGGCTATAAATGGAAAGGAGAACATATTATTATAGAAGGAGTCCCGGTGCAGTTCATTCCCGCGGACGAACTTGAAAAGGAGGCAGTCACCAGGGCAAAAGCAGTAGAATACGAAGGGGTCAAAACCAGGGTGATGGCACCTGAATATCTGGTAGCAGTGCTTCTAAGGACCGGCAGAAAAAAAGACCTGGAAAAAATTGAAAAGCTTTTGGAGCAAACCAAAATAGACAAAAGAAAACTTGGAGCCATCTTGCGCAAGTATGGTTTGACCAGAAAATTTGATCTTTTGTGA
- a CDS encoding ORF6N domain-containing protein codes for MKAIVPLDFIQQRIFLIRGHKVMLSPTLAELYGVEVRALIQAVKRNRERFPEDFMFQLTDNEFRNLKSQIVISSWGGARRANPYAFTEQGVAMLSSVLRSRQAIQVNIAIMRAFVKLREVLSTHKELAQKLDQLERKIEKHDVEIRSIFQAIRQLMIPSEKSKSKIGFRKD; via the coding sequence GTGAAAGCGATTGTCCCCTTAGATTTCATTCAGCAGAGAATCTTTCTGATACGCGGGCACAAAGTGATGTTGAGTCCTACCCTTGCGGAATTGTACGGGGTCGAGGTGAGGGCTTTGATTCAGGCGGTAAAGCGTAACCGAGAAAGGTTTCCTGAGGATTTCATGTTTCAGTTGACGGATAATGAATTTAGAAACTTGAAATCACAAATTGTGATTTCAAGCTGGGGCGGTGCCCGACGGGCTAACCCCTATGCATTTACTGAACAAGGAGTGGCCATGCTCTCCAGCGTATTACGCAGCAGGCAAGCTATTCAGGTCAACATCGCAATTATGCGAGCTTTCGTCAAGCTGAGAGAGGTTCTTTCTACTCATAAAGAGCTGGCACAAAAATTGGACCAGCTGGAGAGAAAAATCGAAAAACATGACGTAGAGATACGCTCGATTTTTCAAGCAATTCGACAACTGATGATACCCTCTGAGAAGTCCAAGTCGAAGATAGGGTTTCGAAAAGATTGA
- the rlmB gene encoding 23S rRNA (guanosine(2251)-2'-O)-methyltransferase RlmB, with product MQELTKEKLRQIYRLKTEKGRGKEEKFLIEGLRLCQEAFSSNWETELVLFFSEFGESPEGQKLLEGFSKKGIEIFRVKKKEIEKLADTETPQGIVAVVKKRKFTLSRDFLKEASLLLSLDNIRDPGNLGTMIRTADAAGADGVLLSKGCVELYNTKVVRSTMGSLFHLPVIEGLDLKEVLPEMKVSGFKIFSSEVHKGKDHTKISYPEKICLLIGSEASGVRKEVSNLADEKIKIPIFGKAESLNASVAAGVLLYEIVRNKKGTS from the coding sequence ATGCAGGAGCTAACCAAGGAAAAATTAAGACAGATTTACAGATTAAAAACTGAAAAGGGGAGGGGAAAAGAAGAAAAGTTCTTAATCGAGGGTCTTCGCCTTTGTCAGGAGGCTTTTTCCTCCAACTGGGAAACCGAGCTGGTTCTTTTTTTCAGTGAGTTTGGTGAATCTCCAGAAGGTCAGAAGCTGCTTGAGGGGTTCAGTAAAAAAGGAATAGAAATATTCAGGGTAAAGAAAAAAGAAATAGAGAAATTGGCTGACACTGAAACACCTCAAGGGATTGTGGCAGTGGTGAAAAAGAGAAAGTTCACTCTCAGCAGAGATTTTCTCAAGGAAGCTTCTCTACTTCTGAGTCTGGATAATATCCGAGATCCAGGAAACCTTGGTACAATGATAAGAACAGCAGATGCGGCTGGTGCAGATGGGGTTCTGCTGTCGAAGGGGTGCGTTGAGCTTTATAATACCAAGGTTGTTCGCTCGACCATGGGTTCTCTCTTTCATCTGCCGGTAATTGAAGGTCTGGATTTAAAAGAGGTTCTTCCGGAAATGAAAGTCTCAGGATTCAAAATTTTTTCCTCAGAAGTTCATAAGGGGAAGGACCATACTAAAATAAGTTATCCCGAAAAAATCTGTCTTTTAATAGGAAGCGAGGCTTCAGGGGTAAGGAAAGAGGTGTCAAATTTAGCAGATGAAAAGATAAAAATTCCCATCTTTGGCAAGGCGGAGTCTTTGAATGCCTCAGTTGCCGCAGGGGTTTTGTTATACGAGATAGTTCGCAACAAAAAGGGAACTTCTTAA
- a CDS encoding site-specific DNA-methyltransferase — translation MEKEIEKNSIDLIYADPPYNLSGKELTLINNKTGGPFYKMNEKWDTWKYEDYLVFTERWIGKSWDVLKPAGSIYISCTYHSIAEMIFIAKKIGFKLNNIITWYKTNAMPNITRRTFTHATEYVCWFVKGNNWKFNYERLKEINPHRTKDGKPKQVRDFIDFIELPIVQGKERIKGRNGRAIHPTQKPEKLIELIIISSSNENDLVLDPFFGTGTTGVVASRLKRKWIGIEANNEYFKVANKRIVVHKGN, via the coding sequence ATGGAGAAAGAGATTGAGAAGAATAGTATAGATCTCATATATGCAGACCCTCCATATAACTTATCTGGAAAGGAATTGACTTTAATCAATAACAAAACAGGCGGACCATTCTATAAAATGAACGAAAAATGGGATACCTGGAAATATGAGGATTATCTTGTTTTTACAGAAAGATGGATCGGCAAATCGTGGGATGTCTTAAAACCTGCCGGCAGTATATATATCTCCTGCACTTATCACAGTATAGCAGAAATGATATTTATTGCTAAGAAAATAGGGTTTAAATTAAATAATATAATAACCTGGTATAAGACGAATGCTATGCCAAACATAACGAGACGAACTTTTACCCACGCTACTGAATACGTTTGCTGGTTTGTGAAAGGTAATAATTGGAAATTCAATTATGAAAGGTTAAAGGAAATTAATCCTCATAGAACAAAAGATGGAAAGCCAAAGCAAGTAAGAGATTTTATAGATTTTATCGAACTTCCTATTGTTCAGGGTAAGGAACGTATAAAGGGTAGAAATGGTAGAGCTATACACCCTACTCAGAAACCAGAGAAATTGATAGAACTAATTATAATTTCATCTTCGAATGAAAATGACTTAGTGCTTGACCCTTTCTTCGGAACTGGCACCACCGGCGTTGTGGCGTCTAGATTAAAGAGGAAGTGGATTGGAATCGAGGCGAACAATGAGTATTTTAAAGTTGCCAATAAAAGGATAGTAGTGCATAAAGGAAACTAA